A portion of the Oxynema aestuarii AP17 genome contains these proteins:
- a CDS encoding DUF1257 domain-containing protein, which yields MSHFTTIQTQIKAIEPLVKALADLGFYAIEIHQIPQALYGYQGDRRSQTAEVIVRRQYIGANSNDIGFKRQPDNTFEAIISEYDRQQYSQQWIDQLTQRYAYHQLMAEAPAQGFNIESEETLEDGTIRVVVGRWV from the coding sequence ATGTCACATTTCACGACGATCCAAACTCAAATTAAAGCGATCGAACCTCTAGTGAAAGCTCTCGCGGATCTCGGTTTCTACGCGATAGAAATTCATCAAATTCCTCAAGCACTTTACGGCTATCAAGGCGACCGACGCTCGCAAACTGCCGAAGTGATTGTCCGACGGCAATATATCGGTGCCAACAGCAACGATATCGGATTTAAGCGGCAGCCAGATAACACTTTTGAAGCGATTATTTCCGAATACGATCGCCAGCAATATTCGCAGCAATGGATCGACCAGTTAACCCAACGCTATGCCTACCACCAGTTAATGGCTGAAGCTCCAGCACAAGGGTTTAATATCGAATCGGAAGAAACCTTAGAAGATGGTACGATTCGCGTGGTGGTCGGACGCTGGGTGTGA
- a CDS encoding alpha/beta hydrolase, whose product MSQLNRAFELLQPVPDRGDRPILVFFPGMDGRGTLLQAQIEKGLDRAFDLRCLSLPPNERDSWFEMTERAIAALKIAKGDRRRPLYLCAESFGGCLALNVLLAAGDLVDRAVLINPASAFDRRSWIQWGSHLSGWIPAPLYPLSAIALLPFLASLGRLSRPESQALLAAMQSLPQETSSWRIGLLRDFAIAPEQLRQIQVPVAIVASGADRLLASIAESERLLTHLGNARRVILPESGHACLLETEVNLYQLLGDLDFLPPAAIALTPGCDRH is encoded by the coding sequence ATGTCACAGTTAAATCGTGCCTTCGAGCTCTTGCAACCCGTTCCCGACCGTGGCGATCGCCCGATTTTAGTCTTTTTCCCCGGAATGGACGGTCGCGGCACCTTGCTACAGGCGCAAATTGAAAAAGGTCTCGATCGCGCCTTCGACCTCCGTTGTTTGAGTTTGCCCCCGAACGAGCGCGACTCGTGGTTTGAAATGACCGAACGGGCGATCGCCGCCCTCAAAATCGCCAAAGGCGATCGCCGCCGTCCACTTTACCTCTGTGCCGAATCTTTCGGGGGCTGTCTCGCCTTAAACGTGCTGCTCGCGGCTGGGGATCTCGTCGATCGCGCCGTCTTAATCAATCCCGCCTCCGCCTTCGATCGCCGCTCCTGGATTCAGTGGGGATCGCACTTGAGCGGCTGGATTCCCGCCCCCCTGTACCCCCTCAGCGCGATCGCCTTACTACCCTTTCTCGCCTCCCTCGGGCGCCTTTCCCGGCCCGAAAGCCAAGCGCTGCTCGCCGCCATGCAGTCCCTTCCCCAAGAAACCAGCAGTTGGCGGATTGGCTTGCTGCGCGACTTCGCGATCGCCCCGGAACAACTACGCCAGATTCAAGTCCCCGTGGCGATCGTGGCCAGTGGCGCCGATCGCCTGCTCGCCTCGATCGCCGAATCCGAACGCTTGCTGACCCATCTCGGCAACGCCCGCCGGGTTATCTTACCCGAAAGCGGTCATGCGTGCTTGCTCGAAACCGAGGTCAACCTCTATCAACTGCTCGGCGATCTCGACTTTTTGCCTCCCGCCGCGATCGCGCTTACTCCAGGGTGCGATCGTCACTGA
- a CDS encoding PAS domain S-box protein — MGLVGHQRDRASTNRNLEKQSSKYTQKTTESSLQTRARPLPWLELPDPREKMFEGQSIYQQIGRDLPIAMALVRPSDGVIVYANPRLEKLFGYEDGQLVGCQTLQLYWNPNQRAELVQSVSERGEISDWPLLAKKIDGSPIWVSMNARQQPIADEALFLKTFIDITHFKQAKDTLKVLLDSPLGDGGTTCLGELARYLALAVGARSAFVAELVGGNDRPARIWVGNPQQPIQIQCSGCECLPQGEYWLNQTPWAQVLDLGQGSGWLPPEVVCFTDAFDSDGEPPCQYFGVRLEGRDGRALGLVGLIGDRHWSADEETDSILRCFAARATAELERRQLEEALQLERRKQQLTVEGGSILTYTLDLRGRPLQIEGSAPGILGGERVASAEENRAEIEAELAFDRYRQRPEISRAIARGLAGRAETWVESADGSLYRHETHPLYNTFGDPIGLFGKVRELPPTAAIYQGSRDPIAPQTESDLFVGGPVTVFQWQPRENWPVASVSPNVTQFGYHPQTFIEEGLCYAEIVHPDDLPRVAAEVEQFLAAGQDRFEQNYRICCANGESRWIRDFTVVVRDRHGEILHYRGYIVDITVSEATPKAFRQQALFALQESETRLRQALQAARMGVWDWERHSNRVTWSLGVEGMFGLPPGCFGDRPESYWQYVHPDDRATVRKAVMRAVSAKTNYYNEHRLLDPASGRVRWIAFQGDVVCDEAGAVLRMTGTVVDISDRKQTEAALTQSEAHFRAILNSSLQAVVFIDCDYRIQVFNKTARLATEAVWQKTIQPGDSIYEYVAPEDLEDFNRDFHAALAGHCISTQRNIRGNGTEDNWFEVSYYPVFDENDRVIGVCFIALDITERKAAVDALYRSEERFRSLVQYSSDTIAILTDRGAIAYTSPSSEKILGYTPEQLIGKNVFEYIHPDDRHSFQELFLTALARPDFLVEIECRFLHGNGEWIYLESVGSNRLDDPSIRGFVVNARDVTDRHQQEEWLKLLERAIAASNNGIVITDACAGDNPVVYVNRAFEEITGYRSAEVLGKNCRFLQGKNRDTTVLNRLRSAIRNGEDCTVILQNYRKDSTPFWNELRLSPVKNDRGRLTHFIGVQIDITERKNAEEKLIHQAYYDALTGLPNRALFMEQLHAASQRVKDRSDRLFAVLFIDLDRFKIVNDSLGHAIGDMLLVAIAYRLQKGLAELEGISSLAEAIDPPPPVAESLYNYRQSSSRRRSANFTVARLGGDHFTILLDNLHSLEEATVVAESIHAQLSAPFTFSGHEVFVTASIGIALSTTDYDAPADLLRNADLAMYAAKAAGKARYAVFDKAMHDRAVQRLQLENDLRRTLHDLETEGKTDLFLTYQPIVSLIDGHLVGFETLVRWQHPQKGLISPAQFIPLAEENGTIVPLGEWVLYEACQQLVRWQRDYPHACEHLSLSVNLSGKQFLQPDLVENIDRTLRETGLNPEALKLEITESVLMRDTEAATKTLLELKKRRIHLCLDDFGTGYSSLSHLAQFPIDTLKIDRSFVSRMISEGKDLEIVQAIVSLAHALDMNTIAEGIETAGQLVQLKSLGCQQGQGYWFSKPVDTDRATQLIRSSNRP; from the coding sequence ATGGGATTAGTCGGACATCAAAGGGATCGCGCCTCGACTAACCGCAATTTAGAAAAGCAAAGTTCTAAATACACTCAGAAGACAACGGAAAGCAGCCTGCAAACACGGGCGAGACCCTTGCCGTGGCTGGAATTGCCCGACCCTAGAGAAAAGATGTTCGAGGGACAGTCCATTTACCAACAAATCGGTCGAGACTTACCCATTGCGATGGCCCTCGTGCGCCCTAGCGACGGGGTAATTGTCTATGCCAACCCGCGATTAGAAAAACTATTCGGTTACGAGGACGGCCAACTGGTCGGCTGCCAAACCCTTCAACTGTATTGGAATCCGAACCAACGGGCCGAACTGGTTCAGTCCGTCTCCGAACGAGGCGAAATTAGTGACTGGCCACTGTTGGCCAAAAAAATAGATGGAAGTCCGATTTGGGTGTCGATGAACGCGCGCCAACAGCCGATCGCCGACGAAGCCCTCTTCTTAAAAACCTTTATCGATATTACCCATTTCAAACAAGCCAAAGATACCCTCAAAGTCCTGCTCGACAGCCCCCTCGGCGACGGGGGAACGACCTGCTTGGGCGAATTGGCGCGTTATTTAGCCCTCGCCGTCGGCGCGCGATCGGCCTTTGTCGCCGAACTGGTCGGCGGGAACGATCGCCCCGCCCGAATTTGGGTCGGCAATCCCCAACAACCGATTCAAATCCAATGTTCCGGCTGCGAGTGCCTGCCCCAAGGGGAATATTGGTTGAATCAAACCCCCTGGGCGCAAGTGCTAGACCTCGGACAGGGGAGCGGTTGGTTGCCCCCCGAAGTCGTTTGCTTTACCGACGCTTTCGACAGCGACGGCGAACCCCCGTGCCAGTATTTCGGCGTGCGCTTGGAAGGTCGCGACGGTCGGGCCTTGGGACTGGTCGGACTGATCGGCGATCGCCACTGGTCCGCCGATGAAGAAACCGACTCGATTTTACGCTGTTTCGCCGCTCGCGCCACCGCCGAACTCGAACGGCGCCAGCTCGAAGAAGCCCTACAACTAGAACGACGCAAACAGCAACTCACCGTAGAAGGCGGATCGATCCTCACCTACACCCTCGATCTGCGAGGACGACCCCTTCAAATTGAAGGATCCGCGCCCGGGATCCTCGGCGGCGAACGAGTCGCGTCTGCCGAGGAAAATCGCGCCGAAATCGAGGCAGAATTGGCATTCGATCGCTACCGCCAGCGTCCGGAAATCTCCCGGGCGATCGCCCGAGGACTCGCGGGTCGAGCCGAAACTTGGGTCGAATCCGCCGACGGCAGCCTCTACCGCCACGAAACCCACCCTTTGTATAACACCTTCGGAGATCCGATCGGCTTATTTGGCAAAGTGCGAGAATTGCCCCCCACGGCGGCAATATACCAAGGGAGCCGCGACCCGATCGCCCCCCAAACCGAAAGCGATCTGTTCGTCGGCGGCCCGGTCACCGTATTCCAATGGCAACCCCGAGAAAACTGGCCCGTAGCATCGGTCTCACCCAACGTTACCCAATTCGGCTACCATCCCCAAACCTTTATCGAAGAAGGCTTGTGCTACGCCGAGATCGTCCATCCCGACGACTTGCCCCGGGTCGCCGCCGAAGTCGAACAGTTCCTCGCCGCCGGACAAGACCGCTTCGAGCAAAATTACCGGATTTGTTGTGCGAACGGCGAAAGTCGCTGGATTCGCGATTTTACCGTGGTCGTGCGCGATCGCCACGGCGAAATCCTCCACTATCGCGGCTATATCGTCGATATCACCGTTAGCGAAGCGACGCCGAAGGCGTTTCGCCAGCAAGCCCTGTTCGCCTTGCAAGAGAGCGAAACGCGACTGCGCCAAGCCCTGCAAGCCGCCCGTATGGGGGTTTGGGACTGGGAACGCCACAGCAACCGCGTCACCTGGTCTCTCGGCGTCGAGGGGATGTTCGGACTGCCCCCCGGCTGTTTTGGCGATCGCCCGGAGTCCTACTGGCAATACGTCCATCCCGACGATCGCGCCACAGTCCGCAAAGCCGTCATGCGCGCCGTCTCCGCCAAAACGAACTACTACAACGAACACCGCCTGCTCGATCCCGCCTCCGGTCGCGTGCGTTGGATCGCCTTTCAAGGGGATGTCGTCTGCGACGAAGCCGGGGCAGTCCTCCGCATGACCGGAACCGTCGTCGATATCAGCGATCGCAAACAAACCGAAGCCGCCCTGACCCAATCGGAAGCCCACTTCAGGGCCATCCTCAATTCTTCCCTGCAAGCCGTCGTCTTTATCGATTGCGACTATCGCATTCAAGTCTTTAACAAAACCGCCCGCCTCGCCACCGAAGCCGTTTGGCAAAAAACCATTCAGCCGGGAGACTCCATTTACGAATACGTCGCCCCCGAAGACTTAGAAGACTTCAACCGCGACTTTCACGCCGCCTTAGCGGGCCATTGCATCTCCACCCAACGCAACATTCGCGGGAATGGAACCGAGGATAACTGGTTTGAAGTCAGTTACTATCCCGTTTTTGACGAGAACGACCGAGTCATCGGCGTTTGTTTTATCGCCCTCGACATTACCGAACGCAAAGCTGCCGTCGATGCCTTGTATCGCAGCGAAGAACGCTTTCGATCCTTGGTGCAGTATTCCTCGGACACGATCGCCATCCTCACCGACCGAGGGGCGATCGCCTACACCAGTCCGTCGAGCGAGAAAATTTTAGGATATACCCCGGAACAATTAATCGGTAAAAATGTTTTTGAATATATCCATCCCGACGATCGCCACAGCTTTCAAGAATTATTTTTAACCGCCCTCGCCCGACCGGATTTTCTCGTCGAAATCGAATGTCGCTTTCTGCACGGCAACGGCGAGTGGATTTATTTAGAATCCGTCGGCAGCAACCGCCTCGACGATCCGAGCATTCGCGGTTTTGTCGTCAACGCCCGGGACGTGACCGACCGCCACCAACAAGAAGAATGGCTCAAACTGCTCGAACGGGCGATCGCCGCCAGCAATAACGGCATCGTGATTACCGACGCTTGCGCCGGAGACAACCCCGTCGTTTACGTCAACCGGGCTTTTGAAGAAATTACCGGATATCGGTCGGCGGAAGTTCTCGGTAAAAACTGCCGCTTTTTACAAGGCAAAAACCGCGACACCACCGTTTTAAATCGCTTGCGATCGGCGATTCGCAACGGAGAAGACTGCACGGTGATTTTGCAGAACTATCGCAAAGATAGCACCCCCTTTTGGAACGAGCTGCGCCTGTCTCCAGTCAAAAACGATCGCGGTCGATTGACCCATTTTATCGGCGTTCAAATCGATATTACCGAGCGCAAAAACGCCGAAGAAAAATTAATCCACCAAGCCTATTACGACGCCTTGACCGGGTTGCCCAACCGGGCGCTGTTTATGGAACAGTTGCACGCCGCCAGCCAACGGGTCAAAGACAGGAGCGACCGCCTGTTTGCCGTACTGTTTATCGATCTCGACCGTTTTAAAATTGTCAACGACAGTTTGGGTCACGCGATCGGCGACATGTTGCTCGTCGCGATCGCCTATCGCCTGCAAAAAGGACTCGCCGAACTCGAAGGAATCTCCTCTCTCGCCGAGGCGATCGACCCGCCGCCCCCAGTAGCCGAATCTCTATATAACTACCGCCAGTCTTCCTCTCGCAGGCGATCGGCCAACTTCACCGTCGCCCGACTCGGCGGCGACCACTTCACGATCCTGCTCGACAACCTCCACAGTTTGGAAGAAGCCACCGTCGTCGCCGAAAGCATCCACGCCCAACTGAGCGCCCCCTTCACCTTTAGCGGACACGAAGTGTTCGTCACCGCCAGCATCGGCATCGCCCTGAGTACCACCGATTACGACGCCCCGGCAGACCTGCTACGCAACGCCGATCTGGCCATGTACGCCGCCAAAGCTGCCGGAAAAGCCCGTTATGCGGTCTTCGACAAAGCCATGCACGATCGCGCCGTGCAACGGTTGCAACTCGAAAACGACCTACGCCGCACCCTCCACGACCTCGAAACCGAAGGCAAAACCGACCTCTTCTTGACCTACCAGCCGATCGTCTCCCTGATCGACGGTCATTTAGTCGGCTTCGAGACCCTCGTGCGCTGGCAGCACCCTCAAAAAGGCTTGATTTCTCCGGCTCAGTTCATTCCCCTCGCCGAAGAAAATGGCACGATCGTTCCCCTCGGGGAATGGGTTCTGTACGAAGCGTGCCAGCAACTCGTCCGATGGCAGCGAGATTATCCGCACGCCTGCGAACACCTAAGCCTCAGCGTTAATTTATCGGGGAAACAGTTTTTACAGCCCGATTTAGTCGAAAACATCGATCGCACCCTGCGCGAAACCGGGTTGAATCCGGAAGCGTTGAAACTTGAAATCACCGAAAGCGTGCTCATGCGCGATACCGAAGCCGCCACTAAAACCCTGTTAGAACTGAAAAAACGGCGCATTCACCTGTGTTTGGACGATTTCGGCACCGGGTATTCGTCTTTATCTCATTTGGCGCAATTTCCGATCGATACCCTCAAGATCGATCGCTCCTTCGTCAGTCGGATGATCAGTGAAGGGAAAGACCTCGAAATCGTCCAGGCGATCGTCAGTCTCGCTCATGCGTTGGATATGAACACGATCGCCGAAGGCATCGAAACCGCAGGACAACTGGTGCAGCTCAAAAGCTTGGGATGCCAGCAGGGCCAAGGTTATTGGTTTTCCAAACCCGTCGATACCGATCGCGCCACCCAATTAATTCGCTCTTCCAATCGCCCCTAA
- a CDS encoding adenylate/guanylate cyclase domain-containing protein has protein sequence MSTNHNGLRVQFSKQRMTVIDVTEPRPAVRSRLGPWKIPLRLFLVVPFVVQISVAVGLTGWLSLKNGEQAVNDLASQLRAEIGARIDQQLQNYLQVPRTLDRINADAIELGQIDITDTASLTRQFWRQRDLFKPVVVSALYFGGADGEFIGLGFQNDNTWQVGRAGAYTEGKFHSYATDDRGNPTDLLEVGNAYDPRARPWYRNAIEAKQPTWSDIYVDFKDPRLKITLVEPIYRDDGSLLGVLGVDFVLSHIRSFLQGLQIGQSGQTFIMERSGLLVASSVSQDPFNKVGDRVERIKAEDVEHPLIRNTARMLDGYFNQNLDKITQTRQLQFQLDGEKHFVQVMPFSDGENLDWLIVIVVPEADFMERIHVNTRTTIQLCAIALIVASLLGWIASRWITQPILRLSEASMEIAEGNFNQKIRVKWPNELVLLANSFNRMSVQLKSSHDQLAEYSRSLEHKVRERTLELQQEKEKSEQLLLNILPKPIAERLKNDRSAIAEHFDCVTILFADIVGFTQLSARLTPSELVEVLNQIFSVFDELSERHQLEKIKTIGDAYMVVGGLPLGTADPTAAIADMALEMQRFIRSFQTIYGESFQIRIGIHCGSVVAGVIGTKKFIYDLWGDTVNVASRMESQGSPGQIQVTEAVYSVLRDRYHFEKRGAISVKGKGDMTTYWLVDGRSPPEDYQM, from the coding sequence ATGTCAACGAATCACAATGGGTTGCGAGTGCAATTTTCCAAACAACGCATGACCGTCATCGACGTGACTGAACCCCGACCTGCCGTGAGATCCCGCCTTGGACCGTGGAAAATCCCCCTGCGTCTCTTTCTCGTGGTTCCCTTTGTCGTTCAAATTTCCGTGGCGGTGGGGTTGACCGGATGGCTTTCGCTCAAAAATGGAGAACAAGCGGTCAATGATTTAGCCTCCCAACTGCGCGCCGAAATTGGCGCTCGCATCGACCAACAACTACAGAATTATTTGCAAGTTCCGCGTACCCTCGATCGCATCAACGCTGACGCGATCGAATTGGGACAAATTGACATTACCGATACCGCCAGTTTGACCCGTCAATTTTGGCGACAACGAGATCTATTTAAACCCGTCGTCGTTTCCGCCCTTTATTTCGGCGGGGCCGACGGTGAATTTATCGGTTTGGGATTTCAAAATGATAATACTTGGCAAGTCGGAAGAGCGGGAGCATATACCGAGGGAAAGTTCCACAGTTACGCCACCGACGATCGCGGGAATCCGACGGATTTACTCGAAGTGGGTAACGCTTACGACCCACGTGCTCGACCGTGGTATCGCAACGCTATTGAAGCGAAACAACCGACGTGGAGCGATATTTATGTCGATTTTAAAGATCCGCGCTTAAAAATCACTTTAGTCGAACCGATTTATCGCGACGATGGCAGTTTGCTGGGGGTTTTGGGGGTCGATTTTGTCCTGTCCCACATTCGTTCTTTTCTGCAAGGATTACAAATTGGCCAGTCGGGACAGACGTTTATTATGGAACGTTCCGGTTTGTTGGTGGCGTCGTCGGTGTCTCAAGATCCGTTTAATAAAGTCGGCGATCGCGTAGAACGAATTAAAGCTGAAGATGTGGAACATCCGCTAATTCGCAATACCGCACGCATGTTAGACGGATATTTTAATCAAAATTTAGATAAAATCACCCAAACTCGTCAATTACAGTTTCAATTGGACGGAGAAAAACACTTCGTTCAAGTGATGCCTTTTAGCGATGGAGAAAATTTAGATTGGTTAATTGTGATTGTGGTGCCAGAAGCGGATTTTATGGAACGCATTCACGTCAACACCCGCACCACGATTCAACTGTGCGCGATCGCCTTAATTGTCGCCAGTTTACTCGGGTGGATCGCGTCCCGTTGGATTACCCAACCAATTTTACGTTTGAGCGAGGCGAGTATGGAGATTGCCGAGGGGAATTTCAATCAGAAAATCCGGGTAAAATGGCCGAATGAATTAGTTTTATTGGCGAATTCATTCAATCGGATGAGCGTTCAGTTAAAGAGTTCTCACGACCAGCTAGCCGAGTATTCGCGATCGCTGGAACATAAAGTCCGAGAACGCACGCTCGAACTCCAACAAGAAAAAGAAAAATCCGAACAATTATTGTTAAATATTCTTCCAAAACCGATCGCCGAACGCTTGAAAAACGATCGAAGTGCGATCGCCGAACATTTCGACTGCGTGACGATTTTATTTGCGGACATTGTCGGATTTACGCAGTTGTCGGCGCGGTTAACTCCTTCGGAGTTAGTGGAAGTTCTCAATCAGATTTTCTCTGTCTTTGACGAGTTAAGCGAACGACATCAATTAGAAAAAATTAAAACGATTGGGGATGCGTATATGGTGGTCGGTGGTTTACCGTTAGGAACGGCAGATCCGACGGCGGCGATCGCGGATATGGCGTTAGAAATGCAACGATTTATTCGCAGTTTTCAAACGATTTACGGCGAATCTTTTCAAATTCGGATCGGGATTCATTGCGGTTCGGTGGTGGCGGGAGTGATTGGAACGAAAAAGTTTATTTATGACTTATGGGGAGATACGGTCAATGTGGCGTCGCGGATGGAGTCGCAAGGAAGTCCGGGACAGATTCAAGTGACGGAGGCGGTTTATTCCGTATTGCGCGATCGCTATCATTTTGAGAAACGGGGGGCGATCTCGGTGAAAGGAAAGGGAGACATGACCACGTATTGGTTAGTAGATGGGCGATCGCCTCCCGAAGATTATCAAATGTGA